A genomic region of Streptomyces diastaticus subsp. diastaticus contains the following coding sequences:
- a CDS encoding roadblock/LC7 domain-containing protein has translation MSQAAQNLNWLITNFVDNTPGVSHTVVVSADGLLLAMSEGFPRDRADQLAAVASGLTSLTAGASRIFEGGDVNQTVVEMERGFLFIMSISDGSSLAVLAHPEADIGLIGYEMALLVDRAGTVLTPDLRAELQGSLLN, from the coding sequence ATGAGCCAGGCGGCACAGAACCTGAACTGGTTGATCACCAATTTCGTGGACAACACCCCCGGGGTGTCGCACACGGTGGTGGTCTCCGCCGACGGACTCCTTCTGGCGATGTCCGAAGGCTTCCCCCGCGACCGCGCCGACCAGCTCGCCGCCGTCGCGTCCGGTCTGACCTCCCTCACCGCCGGGGCGTCCCGGATCTTCGAGGGCGGCGACGTGAATCAGACAGTTGTGGAGATGGAGCGGGGATTCCTCTTCATCATGTCCATTTCCGACGGCTCGTCCCTCGCGGTACTCGCCCACCCGGAGGCGGACATCGGTCTCATTGGGTACGAGATGGCCCTTCTCGTGGACCGCGCGGGTACGGTACTCACCCCCGATCTGCGGGCGGAGCTCCAGGGAAGCCTTCTCAACTGA